A stretch of DNA from Natrinema halophilum:
GCGGCCGCCCGACACCGCTTCAGCGCGCGGATCGGCTGAGCGAACGCTACGACCGCGAAATCTACCTCAAACGCGAGGACCTCGTCCACGGCGGCGCGCACAAATTAAACAACGCGCTCGGACAGGTCCTGCTGGCCAAGTACATGGGCAAAGAGCGGATCATCGCCGAGACTGGCGCGGGTCAACACGGCACCGCGACGGCGATGGCCGCAGCCCACCTGGACATGCCCTGCGAGATCTACATGGGTCGGACCGACGTCAACCGCCAGCGACCGAACGTTTACCGGATGCGGATGAACGGGGCCGAGGTGAACCCGGTCGACGCCGGTAGTGGAACCTTGAAGGAAGCGATCAACGAAACCATGCGCGACTGGGCGACCACCGTCGAGCGGACGCACTACGTGATCGGCTCCGTCGTCGGCCCGCACCCGTTCCCGAAGATGGTCCGGGACTTTCAGGCGGTCATCGGCGACGAAGCTCGGAGCCAGATTCTGGAAAAAGCCAGCCGACTCCCCGACAGCGTCATCGCCTGCGCCGGCGGCGGCTCGAACACGATGGGGACGTTCCACGCGTTCGTGCCCGACGAGGAGAGCGCGGAGCCACGCTCCGCGGATGACTCGAGCGGGCCCAATCCGCAAGAGCGCGTCGACCTCTACGCCGTCGAAGCCGGCGGTTCGTGCCTCGATATCGACGAAGACGCGGGCCTCGCGCCTAACTCCGCGACGCTCTCGACGGGCACGGACGGCGTCCTCCACGGCGCG
This window harbors:
- the trpB gene encoding tryptophan synthase subunit beta → MSTGERERDENGSGRTGTFGDYGGQYVPEALMPALQELEDAYERYVVENEDGFMDEFRERMRDFGGRPTPLQRADRLSERYDREIYLKREDLVHGGAHKLNNALGQVLLAKYMGKERIIAETGAGQHGTATAMAAAHLDMPCEIYMGRTDVNRQRPNVYRMRMNGAEVNPVDAGSGTLKEAINETMRDWATTVERTHYVIGSVVGPHPFPKMVRDFQAVIGDEARSQILEKASRLPDSVIACAGGGSNTMGTFHAFVPDEESAEPRSADDSSGPNPQERVDLYAVEAGGSCLDIDEDAGLAPNSATLSTGTDGVLHGAMTKLLQSGDGQIVESHSVSAGLDYAGVGPELSHLVETGRVTPVSVDDEDALNGFHRLSRLEGIIPALESSHALGYLEEAHEDLGDLVIVTVSGRGDKDLETVLEETEKRDLEAAPAVEVFDG